The sequence below is a genomic window from Mobula hypostoma chromosome X1, sMobHyp1.1, whole genome shotgun sequence.
caaggacctcctccttttcgatctgtacagtttccatgatctcactacttgtttcccttaattccatagacttcatgccagtttccttagtaaatacagatgcaaaaaacctatttaagatctcccgcatttcctttggttccgcacatagccgaccactctgatcttcaagaggaccaattttatcccttacaatccttttgctcttaatatacctgtaaaagctctttggattattcttcactttgactgccaaggcaacctcgtcttcttttagccctcctgatttctttcttaagtattttcttgcacttcttatactcctcaagcaccttatttactccctgcttcctatacacgtcatacaactccctcttcttctttatcagagttgcaatattccttgagaaccaaggttccttattcctattcaccttgcctttaatcctgacaggaacatacaaattctgcactctcaaaatttctcctttgaaggcttcccacctaccgatcgcatccatgccagagaacaacctgtcccaatccatgctttttagatcctttctcatttcttcaaatttggccgccttctagttaagaacctcaaccctaggaccagatctatccttgtccatgatcaagttgaaactaatggcgttatgatcactggaaccaaagtgctcccctacacagacttctgtcacttgtcctaactcgtttcctaacaggagatccaatattgcatcccctctagttggtccctgtgtatattgatttagaaaactttcctgaacacattttacaaactctaaaccatctagacccctaacagtatgggagacccaatcaatatatggaaaattaaaatcccctaccaccacaactttatgtttcctgcagttgcctgctatctctctgcagatttgcacttccaattctctttgactattgggtggtctgtaatacaatcccactaatgtggccatacctttcctgtttctcagctccacccacaaggactcagtagacaaaccctctattctgtcctgcctgagcactgctgtaatattttccctaacaagcaatgccactcccccacctttcattcctctgcctcgatcacatctgaaacatcggaaccctggaatattaagctgccagtcctgcccctcctgtagccaagtttcactaattgctacaacgtcataattccacgtgtcaatccacgccctcaactcatccgccttccccgcaatactccgagcattgaaatatatacacctcagaagatttttaccaccactcacaacctttctattagtggatttgcttgaacttttaacatcatttatttccaccccagccacactgtcagctctggtactgtggttcccatccccctgcaaatctagtttaaagcccccccaatagcattaacaaacctccctgaaaggatactggtccccctgtagttcaagtgtaacccgtctctcttgtacaggtcccacctgccccagaagaggtcccaatgatcctgaaatctgaaaccctgccccctacaccagttcctcagccacttgttcatcctccagagcatcctattcctaccctcactggcacgtagcacaggtagcaatcctgagattaccaccctcgaggtcctgcttttcaacttcctaccaagctctctatactcactgtccaggacttcttcactcttccttgctatgtcattggtaccgatgtgcaccatgacatctggctggtcaccctcccacttcagaatgtcatgcaatcgatcagagacatccttgaccctggcacctgggaggcaacaaaccatcctggattctctgtcacgaccacagaacctcctatctgcacctctatcaagtaccctatcactaccgctctcctgtttttccccccctcccttcggcactgcagagccagacccagtggaagagatccggctactgcagctagtcccaggtaagtcatcccccccaacagtatccaatgcagtatacttgttgttgaggggaatggccacaggggaaccctgctctgcctgccctttccccttccctcacctgacagtgacccaatttcctgtcctctgctcctttggcgtaactacctccctgtagctacgatctataatctcctcattctcccgaatgatccgcaggtcatccagcaggtcattcattcagatttgaaacgaatccctgaatattgcccAGTCCACTCACTCAAACCAATCCTGTAAGTGCTCTCTGCCTCCCTTGGTCTTAATCACAGTCTTTAGTTTCTGCCTGTATGCTGggtacagccaagtgatcagactttccaaagtgtgggcgtgggaTGACACAatgtgttcttgatggtggtataacagtggtcaactgtgttggctcctctggttccacgagtggtagttgttcagagacttcttcaagctggcctggttgaaatcccacactgcatcactgctgaccatggtactcagttcctccagtaccTGCCTGACATTGACCCGAGGTGGAATATACACCACTACACAATGATGGTACAAAGCCCAGCCCAGTACATTACATTCATTAGCCTGCATTGTCTGCAATTCTAGTCAtcacattatagaaaggatgtattAGAACGGACAGAACGTAGCAGTTActcaccagaatgttgcctgggttggagagAAATTGGATAGGTTGGGCTTGTTTTCTCAGGAGAAACtgaagctgaggggtgaccttacagaggtatattttcaagagctaaggaacaaggtgacattggatgcaggccattacttcctacaaagtaaaattcaacatcgtgaacaacagaaaatctgcagatgctggacaacatgaatttacattttttttgtttctatattatgtatttcattgtactcctaccacaaagttaacaaatatcatgacatatgccagtgacattaaaccagattctgatatgaGAGACCTAGTAGAAGGTTAAAGTTTTTCTCCCATTGTAGGAATATCAAAACCAAGACAGCATAGGATTATGGCAAGAGGAAAGAGTTCTGAGGTAGTGTTCTCACACAAGGAGTGGTTGATAATGTGGAAAGCACTGCCAGAGGAGGAATCAGATAGATTCACTATTTTTGAGAGGCATTTTGACCAACAAATAAACCAACaatcttctggaggaactcagtgtgtccagcagtatctgacagaggaaaggaaatgtcgaggttttgggtcaaaacccagcATCAAAACTTGAAATATCAACAACTTCGTCCATAGAAAATGAATCatatggtagtatatggtgacataggtattttgataaaaaaaaaatacttTGAACCCTCCGGATACTGCCTGACgcgttgagttcctccacaagCAACACAAGAAGCCCCGTTTGGGTAGTCAACTGCTCTCCTCTTCAACCATGGGCTCACCCAGACTTGCTCGATCCAAAGCATGGACTGTCCGAACCCTACACAGATACTACCTAACCCGCTGGATTTCTCTAGAACTTTTGTGAGTTCATCCACCTGAAGCCTCGAGGACCCACCACTTAATAAACGAGGCACGTGTCTAATGCGGGTACATAGGATTAACTGAGATAGGCAAAAAGGATCAGTATGAACATGGCGGGCCGAGTGTTGGTTTCTGCGCTGTACGAGCCTAACCAAAGCCGTTCCCCAAGTACTGACCTACTCGGCCCGGTTCCGGTGTGCCGAACCCGACCCCCGCTCCCGCTCCGACCGTTGCACCCTGCTAGCTCGTTAGGTCCCGCTCCTTTCTGCCAACTGTAGCAGCCGTTGCCATGGGACCAGGCCACGCCCCCTTACTGACTCGCCTCTGTCGCAACATTGACAATGGGCCTGCAGCCTTGTGACGGAGCGCCGGTAGCCGCCGTCACGCCGTGCCGGGCTAGGCTGGGCTACCGGAGAGGAGCGGGTTTGCATTGGGCAGGTCTCTAGGCTCGGACCGGGGGACCAAAGCTGAGGCATTTGCAGGTGGCTTGGCGGTTGACTGAAGTTGACAGCTGCCGCTGACGGCACTCAGGGAGTGGAGGGCAAGTAAGGCTGCATCTCTACGCTGTGAGCCGCCGAGCCATTCCTCTATTTATCTGTGCCGCTCGAAGCCTTTAGCGCGGCCGTGTCTCCCACTGGGACAGGAAGCTGCCCGGCCACTTGGAATGAATAGCGAGGAACCAAGTCATTCTGCCCATCCAGCCCGTCTGGTATCTGCTTCCACACAGTGGCTCCTCATATAATAGCCGCCTCCCCTTCCCAAGCACCTGAACACACCTCCTCCTGCCTCTGTGCTAGCTCCCACATATTAACCCCTTCGGGTGCGACAGTTCTCTCCTGAATTCCCCACTGGATTGAATTGAATCTTGCATTTAACCACTGACTAGTTTTGAATTATTCCATATGGAAACATCTAACCTCTGTTGTGAAGAATGGAAGCAGAATACTCATCTGTTTGTTTTAATATAAAAAGCATTACCGTCTATTTCAGCTTTTGTAAATAGTTCCCGGGCTTTGggctctgcaattttttttttcactacCTCCAACATGTATTTGTCATTTTAATCAAGGGAAAATGAAAACTGGAGTGTCTGTTTATTTATAAAAGGGAGAGCAGATCCATAAGTGTGGTCTAACAAGAATTCTAGATCAACTGGGTATAATTTTCTGGCTTGGCATTTTAATTTTCTGGAGATAcaataattaattatacattctGTAGTTTTTGTTAACTTGTACAAGTTCCTAGAAATATAATGCACCCTGTACATTTTGTTTTCTGTTCTTGTACGCCATTTAAATTATTTCCAAGATGTAATTGGCCTTCTTATTCCTCCTGCCAAAATGGCATGCACTTATCTAAACTGAAATTGATTTTCTAGTTGGGCACCCATTTTGCAAGTTTATTTATTACAATATCTCCTATTTCCATTTTGGATTATAAGCATTCAtagtattttcttttttgtattaatTTGTTGTATTTTGTCAAAGTCCTCTTTACACTACTGccagcaccaccaccaccacgACCACAAATTTGAAATCTTTCGCCAAGAAGTTCATCTGTATTATTTTTGCAAATGCAGTCTCAGCACTGACCCTTTTTTAACCCCTTTATACTCTTTAGCTGGTTTGCACGCAGTTTGATGTCTGTTTTGATGTCATTTTCATTCCCTGCCTTTTGCTATTCTATATATAAATACAACATTCATTGAAGTATCCCGTGTATTCTTTGTGTACTTAAGGTAACAGTATAGTTGACCATGCCTTTTCATATTAATCAGCATTAACTTTAATAATATTCTTGTTTTcaggtgttttttttctgttgcatCCTTAATCAGTAAATATTCCAATACCTTTCCAGCCAGTAAGATATGACAATGCTCTCAAATTTATgcaaggcctttcaaaatttttgCTGCGAAGATTGCATGGAAGATGATAGTCTTACGCAACAATCAAATCATAGATTACACCACAGAGGGAATGATAGTGAAAAAGAAGTCCGTTTCACGAACAGTTCCTTTGAGAGGAAGAATCTGCACTTGAGAAAAGAGAAAGCAAGGAAAGGGCAGACAAAAGAAACAGATAATTCAAAGGTTAAGAAGGCCACAAGACACCAAGCAGGAAAGCTGCCTCCAGCACGCCGAGGCAGACAGCACAGTAAAGAAAACCTGAATGTTAAAAAGGGCACTGCAAGCAGACAGCACAGCAAGGAGAGTGTAAATAGTAGAGGGAACAGTTCACAACGCAGGGGCCAAGGAAACCAATCACCCAGCGGAGAGAGCACTCAGAGCAAAAGATATTCTGAAGACAACAGAGCGAGTCGACGGCCCAGCGAAGAGAGTCTGAAAGTCAGAAAAAATACGGCAGCTAAGAGAGGTAAAATCAGCAGACAGCATAACAGAGAAGAGTTGCATGGCAGAAGAGGCTCAGCAGCACACAAAGGAAATAGAAGCAATCCATCTAACAACAAGAAGCTGAGGGATCAAAAAAACACAGCAGCGTCCAGAAAGAGTGCAAGCAGACAACATAGCAAAGAAAAGATAAATAGCAAGAAAATGACTTCTGGGCACACAAGGAAAGCAAGCAAATAGCACAGTATAAAGTGAAAAAGAGAAAAATGGTCATTGCAGTAGAGAGAGTCTTCGACCAGGTGGCATGGCAGAGAGAGACTTGAGAAGGAAAGATGCAGTAGCCAGGGAGAATGCAATCACCCGAGTAAAcagtggttgtggggaaaagggCACTACACCAAGAGGGCAGCCCCACAAAGGGAAATTAAACAAGTTTGCAAAGGGAGACTAAGCAGAAGCCTGGTTCAGAGCAATCAGATGAGAGGAAGCAAGTGAAGTGCACAGACAGAACCACAAAGACTTAAAACAAAACTACTGGAGCATTGAATCTGCAAGGAAAACACATTTGCAGAAAGACAAAAATATAAATGACGAAATAATATCTGTGagttaaaataataaattaatagccatgattttttgtgtgttttctgaaatttttaaatatttttgttgaGATGTTCGCTCATGGTTGTACATCTCTCCCACATTGATAATTCAATAAGTTCTGAGGAAAGCATACATTGTTTACACAAATGGCAACAGTATAGTGCTGACTAGGGAGACCAACTGGACACCTGTGCAGAACAAACCTGCAATTGATTAAAACCACTCTACAAAATTAACTGACGTTCAATCTCACGTTTATATATTTTGATTGTGCAAACCCAGAATGAAAAGAATAACGAATGAGGTAAATTAAACAGCAGTGCTTAAACTGTAGAATTTGATTTTTAGATGTGTGAATAATCATGCCATCACGATTAAGCAATGTATAACAGAGCTTTCATAGTAAAGTTAACTTTTCTCTGCCTTTCTGAGTATGAAAGTAGACCTGCAGCTGACAGAACAGGAAAACCAAAGTCACTTACAGACATGTAAGTGCGAGTAAAAGGACAGTCTGGTGTGATATGGAATCACAAAAAAAGATGCATACACTGCAATAGAAGTACAAACTGGGgacttttcccctctctctacaAAAGAAGTAGATGCTGCAATAGCCACGGTCAAAGTAAAAGTAGTTGAAATACTTGGGTGGCTAACCACTGGTCAAGAGGTGGTATTTGCTAGTACTGAGATGTCAGGATGGATAGAATGCATCCTAGGTTACTGAGGAAAGTCAGGGTGGAAATAGCAGAGCCATGGGCTATATAAATTTCTGGCCTTTCAATGAAGAGATGGTGGCATGTGACTAGATAACAGCAAATTGTAACTTTATTCTGAAAAGGATGATAAGAATAAACTTATCAACAATATTGGTGGTGTGGAATCTACTTCAAGTATTAAAATTAATCCTGTGGATTAATAAATGAAAGCTAGCGCATTATTTTAAAATGGCATTTAACGGATTTGAGTAAATTTTTTGGTGAGTTAAGAGAGGATCGATGAAGTGATTGTGGTTGACCTGAGTATGCTGAAACATTTGATAAGATACTATCAGCAGAATTGGAGTCCAATAAATAACTGGGGCAGTGATAACATGGATGCAAAGTTTAAACAGGGTTGTGAATTGTTTTTCTGTAGAAAAGTGGCATGCCTCAGATTGGTGTTGGGGACAACTGCTTTTGTACAACTGTTTTAACAGTTTGAACTTTGTCCGGTGGTTTATTTCAAAGTTAGTGGACAGGATCGTTGCGATAGTTTGTAAAATAATTTAGACAGCAGATACAggcaaataaaatacagtatAATGCAAGGATGCATAACATACTGAAGATTTGGTAAAAAGAATGGTAGAGAAAATAACTTGAAAGGTACATTTCTGAAGAGTTACTGATCACAATGATCTGTCTATGTCTGCACAGATGTTTGAAAATAGCTGCAAAGGATAAAAAGACTGTTTTATAAATACAGACAGTGTCAAAAGTAAAGGAGTTTTGTAAACACTGATTTACTGTCTAGGAACACACAAAAAATTTTCTTCTCCCTGAGTACAAAGTATCTTTAAATGGAAAGAATAAAGAATCAGGTTTTCTCCTCAAAGGAGTGAAAATTAAATGGGAATTTCACAAAGTGTTCAAAAGTCATGAAACGTTTAAAGTGTATAAAGAGGAAGGATTGGCAGAGAACCAAAGATAACTGAAGGAAAAAATGTGCTAGGTTATTGGGAAGTAGCCAAGGAATGGGACCAATTGGATTGTTTTCACAATATGCTCTAACAATTCCATTATTTCCTACAACTTTCTTTAAACAATAATGAAAAGCATGAGTTTGAAAAAGAACTTGAAGTCAGTGTTTTTCACTTCCTTGGGACCTTCCTAAGTGCTTCATGGCCAATCATAGAAAATTTATGACACAGAGGCCACTTGTCCTAGTGCCAGTTGAAAACAAGCTCACTGGGCtaaagcaacgcacatcaaagttgctggtgaacgcagcaggccaggcagcatctctaggaagaggtacagtcaacgtttcacgccgagacccttcgtcaggaccgggctgaaggaagagctagtaagggatttgaaagtgggagggggagggggagatgcaaaatgataggagaagacaggagggggagggatggagccaagaactggacaggtgataggcaaaagggatatgagaggatcatgggataggaggtccgggaagaaagacaagggggagggggggaaacccagaggatgggcaaggggtatagtgagagggacagagggagagaaaggagagagagagaaagaatgtgtgtatataaataaataacagatggggtacgagggggaggtggggcctagcggaagttagagaagtcgatgttcatgccatcaggttggaggctacccagacgcaatataagctgttgttcctccaacctgagtgtggcttcatctttacagtagaggaggccgtggatagacatatcagaatgggaatgggatgtggaattaaaatgtgtggccactgggagatcctgctttctctggcggacagagggtaggtgttcagcaaagcggtctcccagtctgcatcgggtctcaccaatatataaaaggccacatcgggagcaccggacgcagtatatcaccccagtcgactcacaggtgaagtgttgccttaccccGAAGGACtggagaaagcaacacacatcaaagttgctggtgaacgcagcaggccaggcagcatctctaggaggaggtacagtcgacgtttcgggccgagacccttcgtcaggactaactgaaggaagagtgagtaagggatttgaaagttggagggggagggggagatccaaaatgataggagaagacaggagggggagggatggagccaagagctggacaggtgattggcaaaagggatacgagaggatcatgggataggaggcccagggagaaagacaagggggagggggggaaacccagaggatgggcaaggggtagagtgagagggacagagggagaaaaaggagagagagagaaagaatgtgtgtataaaaataaataacggatggggtacgaggaggaggtggggcattaacagtatcccttttgccaatcaactgtccagttcttggctccatccctccccctcctgccttctcctatcattttggatctcccccctcccgctcccgctttcaaatctcttactagctcttctttcagttagtcctgacgaagggtctcggcccgaaacgtcgactgtacctcttcctacagatgctgcctggcctgctgtgttcaccagcaactttgatgtgtgttgcttgaatctccagcatctgcagaattcctcgtgttcactGGGCTAAACTCACATTCCAGAACATGACACTAACCCTGCAGGTTAAAGCTCTTCAGATGCACATCCAAGTACTCCCTAAATGTGATGtaggtttctgcctccaccatcctTCTAGTAAGTAACTTAAAAAGCCCTATCACTGTCCAGTGAGATACTTCTCCATCTCCTCTGTAATCCtctctgccagtggaagtaggCCTTTCCCATTTGCTTTTTTATGCCTCTCAAACTTTTATATACCTTAAGTTTACCCTGAGGCTTCTATGTGACAAAGAAATCTATTCTAACTTATGCAATCGTTCTTTATCTTTGTTTTCTGTCCTGGACAAATGCACATAAATTTCTGCACCCTTCCGGTGTAATTACTTGTTTCCTGTAATCTGGTCACCAGAACCTTTCTGAGAACCAAACTATTACTTGCTCTTGCATTCTATGCCCCAGCTGACAAAAGATAGTATTCTGCATTTGTATGCACTTTAAACTATTTATTATACTGTCACTGTTAGGG
It includes:
- the LOC134340317 gene encoding uncharacterized protein LOC134340317, which encodes MTMLSNLCKAFQNFCCEDCMEDDSLTQQSNHRLHHRGNDSEKEVRFTNSSFERKNLHLRKEKARKGQTKETDNSKVKKATRHQAGKLPPARRGRQHSKENLNVKKGTASRQHSKESVNSRGNSSQRRGQGNQSPSGESTQSKRYSEDNRASRRPSEESLKVRKNTAAKRGKISRQHNREELHGRRGSAAHKGNRSNPSNNKKLRDQKNTAASRKSASRQHSKEKINSKKMTSGHTRKASK